A single genomic interval of Juglans regia cultivar Chandler chromosome 1, Walnut 2.0, whole genome shotgun sequence harbors:
- the LOC108995960 gene encoding rho-N domain-containing protein 1, chloroplastic → MFQGVHLIAKNVPGCGVVEGSCLPCSGVSGRATSVSSSSRADYRFHSQVKIGSQKDASKGAALVCKASSSGHRRNPDFSRQNRHGFSRNRHRQNEERESFDNLNESDALSSKNGPLLSLSNTPKFHATAAPGPREKEIVELFRKVQAQLRERAASKVEKKIETLKEQGKESDTVDSLLKLLRKHSVEQSKRNSRSNGSNKDLMLDQQVQNDSYNGRKSTIYYNSNNGLKDEAQERNGTFLGRPVSNFQRKSPIPRVKYQPIYSGVETINTMPHVNSSEKGDDNRIEKGLKPEQELEQELEAEPEPEPELELELEPEPKPKATFLDSRLANFSEGESSDADEPFNDENGVLQPKNEHGDLSTLKLPELRALAKSLGLRGYSKMKKSELVELLSGSLV, encoded by the exons ATGTTTCAAGGAGTCCACCTCATCGCCAAGAACGTCCCAG GTTGTGGAGTGGTGGAAGGCAGCTGTCTTCCTTGTTCAGGAGTTTCTGGAAGAGCAACCTctgtatcttcttcttctcgtgCTGACTATAGATTCCATTCACAGGTCAAGATTGGATCACAGAAAGATGCTTCTAAGGGAGCAGCTTTAGTCTGCAAAGCAAGTTCTAGTGGTCATAGGAGAAATCCAGACTTCTCCAGGCAAAACAGGCATGGCTTCTCTAGAAACAGGCACAGgcaaaatgaagagagagagagctttgatAACCTCAATGAATCTGATGCATTATCATCGAAAAATGGACCATTACTCTCCCTCTCCAATACCCCAAAGTTCCATGCAACTGCAGCCCCTGGACCTAGAGAGAAGGAGATAGTTGAGCTGTTCAGGAAGGTTCAGGCTCAGCTTCGAGAGAGAGCTGCAAGCAAAGTAGAAAAGAAGATTGAAACCTTGAAAGAGCAAGGCAAAGAGAGCGACACTGTAGATTCCCTCCTTAAGTTATTAAGGAAACACTCTGTAGAGCAAAGCAAGAGAAACAGCAGAAGCAATGGCAGTAACAAAGATCTCATGTTGGACCAGCAAGTGCAGAATGACTCCTACAATGGAAGAAAAAGTACAATCTACTATAATTCAAATAACGGTCTGAAGGATGAGGCCCAAGAACGTAATGGCACTTTCTTAGGTAGGCCCGTGTCAAATTTCCAACGCAAGTCTCCTATCCCTCGTGTTAAATACCAGCCTATTTATTCTGGTGTGGAAACCATCAATACCATGCCACATGTGAATTCAAGTGAGAAGGGAGATGATAATCGAATTGAGAAGGGTCTAAAGCCTGAACAAGAGTTGGAGCAAGAGTTGGAAGCAGAGCCAGAGCCAGAACCAGAGCTGGAGCTGGAGCTTGAGCCTGAGCCCAAGCCAAAGGCCACTTTTCTAGATAGTAGGCTTGCCAATTTTTCAGAAGGTGAGAGTTCAGATGCTGACGAACCTTTTAATGATGAGAATGGAGTTTTGCAGCCAAAAAATGAGCATGGGGATTTGAGTACATTGAAGCTACCAGAATTAAGGGCACTTGCAAAGTCTCTTGGTCTAAGAGGGTAttcaaagatgaagaagagtgAGCTTGTGGAATTGCTAAGTGGGAGTTTGGTATGA